In one Dermacentor albipictus isolate Rhodes 1998 colony chromosome 4, USDA_Dalb.pri_finalv2, whole genome shotgun sequence genomic region, the following are encoded:
- the LOC135901158 gene encoding chondroadherin-like protein: MLLLTLPISAEEPKEEMCPSWNRKPWCPCYEFDSDVFLECNSVTPDQIRSTLLEIHSPVKMLSIYNLRSNMTTLPAGFFVNRTIARLFVSNTPLENVEDGVFEGLDDYLETLSLTQSKLKRVPKGALKDLRSLRSLELSSNNIGALEGYVFYGLQLTNLQLSKNNITDITEYAFGGLENSLEELNLIDSGQKEFPLTALRRLRSLKALRLAENEIKDIPDDGFTRFTALQRLDLSSNRIRELNERSFVTMPRLNSLSLHMNQLSDLDDSCFIHLLELEALDLSQNIIHTLGRKVLAPLRRLRTIELSSNHLHSIESGTFRNMTHLREVLLTNNNILRITNDTFLNSSQISALFLANNAITQIEIAAFYPLPHLFQLHLSHNQLRSIHPTMFKNNRELRSLSLDSNLIADLLPGPFQELVELRDLRLENNLLKKIRKGVFYSLPNLQELHLQFNRIETIENEAFQSLANLQHLNLHGNRLTDVGDILSRYPSSLRSLILTQNEISNMHTDSMSGLNKVDILWLDWNRLKRIKKQIFRDLIEVDRLHLNHNEIIAIEDGAFERMVKLRALYLEYNTLSHVNTDMFRGAESLEELYLSHNNIMDIEPQTFQSLKKLRILHMSHNQIYVIRKYMFEGQIPLQELFLSSVMAEDVEAGSFLDLSALTHLDLSNNKLISARVDFLYLPSVKHLDLSGNNLTGVHDNIFYGLSSLETLKVENTEISPLTSKLFEPLSQLRILNVKGNALDSLDGTELRGLVNVTELHLDGNNLKSLPTVSESLPNLQLLSLSQNKITSIPSNAFKGNIELVKINLTDNMISDISKGGFRGLPNLKVLDLTENALFSFNSTITDDLGTLQVLSLDRNNFSFIPNALLTSNLDELTTLSLNRNPLIRFREDFTTEGSLPALHTLSIDHGNISIIASNDFLGFPSLSTLSLRYNSIIKVSPGAFKPLKKLQVLDLGHNAIEILPSERFQGIDHLQVINLTRNNIGDVTRFGADLQHLEHLDLSFNKVARLHEGVFSSLYGLKGLWLGDNQIGWIAINAFANLTALVSLDLRNNRLAYLSSSVLQPIEVRLGELLLHGNPFHCDCRLLGLWEWLQDHPRLNTRRPSCAQPDKLANQSVASLHPVDFCPAPLMTSAEVRRLEHDRLQLEWDVQNGTLIGGFLVTYHATSEPAPAAGASLEPGVRRYEVDGLRSETWYTVCVTATGKYLRSLGRPTPYTADVERPYDMSTNNRKCLQVRTLARTDRTRVTLSTLGMILGGSVSAVLILVLAVLLTALKFRRRRRRRRPAKAQEVPQEYISYRHFSIQSNDGVYS; encoded by the exons ATGCTGCTGTTGACGCTACCAATCAGTGCCGAAGAGCCCAAGGAGGAGATGTGCCCCTCTTGGAACAGAAAGCCTTGGTGCCCATGCTACGAGTTTGACAGCGACGTGTTTCTGGAGTGCAACTCTGTCACGCCTGACCAGATACGGAGTACACTACTTGAAATTCACAGCCCCGTTAAGATGCTCAGCATATACAACTTGCGGTCCAACATGACCACGTTGCCGGCGGGATTCTTCGTAAATAGGACCATCGCGCGATTATTCGTGTCAAACACCCCGCTGGAGAACGTGGAAGACGGTGTTTTTGAAGGCCTGGATGATTATCTCGAGACTTTATCATTAACGCAAAGCAAACTGAAGCGTGTTCCCAAAGGAGCGCTGAAAGACCTCAGGTCACTTCGGTCTCTCGAACTCAGCTCAAACAACATCGGCGCACTTGAAGGCTACGTTTTTTACGGACTTCAGCTAACAAACCTGCAACTTTCAAAAAACAATATTACGGATATAACTGAATATGCGTTCGGAGGGCTCGAGAACAGCCTTGAAGAACTCAATCTGATAGACAGTGGCCAAAAAGAGTTCCCCTTAACCGCCCTCAGAAGGCTTCGGAGCCTGAAAGCATTGAGACTTGCTGAAAACGAAATCAAAGATATACCGGACGATGGATTCACAAGATTCACTGCCCTGCAGCGGCTAGACCTAAGTTCAAATCGCATCCGTGAACTCAATGAGAGAAGCTTTGTGACCATGCCGCGACTGAACTCTCTCTCGCTTCACATGAACCAACTGAGTGATCTAGATGATTCGTGCTTCATCCATCTTCTAGAGCTGGAAGCACTGGACCTCAGTCAGAACATCATCCACACGCTGGGTCGCAAAGTACTGGCGCCCCTTAGAAGGCTACGCACCATCGAGCTGAGTTCCAACCACCTGCACAGCATAGAAAGTGGCACCTTCCGAAACATGACTCATCTTCGAGAAGTCCTTCTGACCAACAATAACATCCTGAGGATAACAAATGACACCTTCTTAAACTCTTCGCAAATCTCGGCACTTTTCCTCGCGAATAACGCTATCACGCAGATTGAGATTGCCGCCTTTTATCCGCTACCGCACTTGTTCCAGCTTCACCTTTCTCACAACCAGCTTCGTTCAATACACCCAACAATGTTCAAGAACAACCGGGAACTGCGCTCCCTTTCTCTAGACAGCAATCTGATTGCTGACCTGCTTCCCGGGCCATTTCAAGAACTCGTGGAGCTGCGGGACTTGAGACTGGAAAACAACCTTCTCAAGAAAATACGAAAGGGAGTTTTTTATTCGTTGCCCAATTTGCAAGAGCTGCACCTACAGTTCAACCGAATTGAGACAATCGAAAATGAAGCGTTCCAAAGCCTGGCGAATTTGCAGCACCTCAATCTACACGGCAATAGGCTGACAGACGTGGGCGACATTCTGAGTCGGTATCCATCCAGCCTTCGTTCTCTGATCCTGACGCAAAACGAAATTAGCAACATGCACACGGACAGTATGAGTGGTCTAAATAAAGTGGATATTCTTTGGCTAGACTGGAACCGACTCAAGAGGATTAAGAAGCAAATATTTCGTGACCTCATCGAAGTGGACCGGCTCCACTTGAATCACAATGAAATCATAGCCATTGAGGACGGCGCATTTGAAAGAATGGTCAAGCTGAGAGCTCTTTACCTCGAGTACAACACACTCAGCCACGTGAACACAGACATGTTTCGAGGCGCTGAAAGCCTGGAAGAGCTCTATCTATCGCATAATAACATCATGGATATTGAACCGCAAACGTTTCAGTCTCTCAAGAAACTTCGAATCCTGCACATGTCGCACAACCAAATTTACGTTATAAGAAAGTACATGTTCGAAGGTCAGATACCGCTACAGGAATTGTTCCTCTCGAGCGTGATGGCCGAAGACGTTGAAGCTGGATCGTTCCTTGACCTATCAGCTCTTACTCATCTCGACCTCAGCAATAACAAACTAATTAGTGCTAGGGTTGATTTTCTATACCTGCCTAGCGTCAAGCACCTGGACCTCTCGGGTAATAACCTTACCGGCGTTCACGATAACATCTTCTACGGCCTCTCTTCCTTGGAGACTCTAAAAGTTGAGAACACGGAAATAAGCCCACTCACAAGCAAACTTTTTGAGCCACTTTCGCAACTTAGGATCTTGAACGTTAAAGGTAATGCTTTGGATTCTCTGGATGGCACCGAGCTGCGAGGTCTCGTGAATGTTACGGAACTACATCTCGACGGCAACAACCTTAAATCTTTGCCAACGGTTTCTGAGTCACTCCCAAACTTGCAGTTATTGTCACTTTCGCAAAACAAGATAACTTCAATACCGAGCAACGCTTTCAAGGGAAACATCGAACTCGTCAAAATAAACCTTACTGATAACATGATTTCTGATATAAGCAAGGGTGGATTCCGTGGTTTGCCAAACCTCAAGGTGCTGGATCTCACCgaaaacgctctcttttcattCAATTCAACAATTACCGATGATCTTGGAACACTTCAGGTGTTGTCTCTCGACAGAAACAATTTTTCATTCATTCCGAATGCGCTCCTAACGTCAAACTTGGACGAACTCACGACGCTAAGCCTAAACCGAAATCCTCTAATTAGATTTCGTGAAGACTTTACCACCGAAGGAAGCCTACCCGCGCTGCACACTTTGAGCATAGATCATGGCAATATCTCCATCATAGCCTCCAATGATTTCTTGGGCTTCCCTTCCCTCTCCACGCTCTCGCTTCGGTACAATAGTATCATAAAAGTGTCGCCCGGTGCCTTCAAGCCTCTGAAAAAGCTCCAGGTGCTCGATTTGGGACACAACGCCATTGAAATATTGCCTTCGGAACGCTTCCAGGGCATCGATCACCTCCAG GTGATCAACCTCACGCGGAACAACATCGGCGACGTGACCCGTTTCGGCGCCGACCTACAACATTTGGAGCATCTTGACCTGTCATTCAACAAAGTGGCCCGTCTTCACGAAGGGGTGTTCAGCAGCCTGTACGGCCTGAAAGGGTTATGGCTGGGCGACAACCAGATTGGCTGGATTGCCATCAATGCCTTCGCAAACTTGACAGCGCTCGTGAGCCTAGACCTGCGCAACAATCGGCTCGCCTACCTCTCTAGCTCCGTGCTGCAGCCCATTGAGGTGCGACTTGGAGAGCTGCTTCTCCACG GCAACCCGTTCCACTGCGACTGTCGTCTGCTGGGCCTCTGGGAATGGCTGCAGGACCATCCGCGCCTGAACACGCGTCGACCGAGCTGCGCGCAGCCGGACAAGCTGGCAAACCAGTCTGTCGCCTCGCTGCACCCGGTGGACTTCTGCCCGGCGCCCCTGATGACTTCTGCCGAGGTGCGCCGCCTGGAGCACGACCGCCTTCAGCTCGAGTGGGACGTGCAGAACGGCACGCTTATCGGCGGCTTCCTGGTAACCTACCACGCCACCTCGGAGCCCGCGCCGGCTGCTGGCGCCTCCCTCGAGCCCGGCGTGCGCCGCTATGAGGTGGACGGGCTGCGCTCCGAGACCTGGTACACGGTGTGCGTCACCGCCACCGGAAAGTACCTGCGCAGCCTCGGTCGTCCCACGCCCTACACGGCCGACGTGGAGCGGCCCTACGACATGTCCACTAACAACCGCAAGTGTTTACAG GTGCGCACGCTGGCACGCACGGACAGGACGCGCGTGACTCTGTCGACGCTGGGCATGATCCTGGGCGGCAGCGTAAGCGCCGTGCTCATCCTCGTGCTGGCGGTGCTGCTCACGGCGCTCAAGTTCCGTCGGCGACGCAGGCGTCGGCGGCCGGCCAAGGCGCAGGAGGTCCCCCAGGAGTACATCTCGTACCGACACTTCTCCATACAAAGCAACGACGGCGTCTACTCCTGA